Proteins from a genomic interval of Colias croceus chromosome 2, ilColCroc2.1:
- the LOC123705740 gene encoding formin-binding protein 1-like isoform X3, protein MNWGTELWDQYDNLAAHTHKGIEFLDKYGNFVKERCAIELEYAGKLRRLVKNYQPKRKEEDEYQYTPCKAFKKLLQELGDFAGQREVVAENLQSNVVRELHLLAKELREERKQHLNEGAKQMAVLNTAAGALERARRAYERAARESERALDAFQKADADFNLSRAEVEKQKTNMKLRSQACEDAKQEYMDQLRKTNEAQRQHYEQRLPHVFKQLQDLDEKRIKNIKNFMLSSVDVERKVFPIIMQCLDGMEHAANSINEKEDTQLVIERYKSGFMPPDDYRFEAATGADATDSAIPHPTHNHLTAARGTVSGNRIKKRGGLLSIFSSNKEDYSDLPPNQKKKKLQAKVSELTKQVAQEQAAMEGLMKMKGVYETNPTLGDPMTVEGQLNECCDKLKKLKAQLRKYEELLAEANNQVCAPPLHPTARTNGSAPNQATSIGSNSESLSRSASESSVSTGGCAGTAGTATVGRAAGGSPESGLGGELAAAHQDHHADDHHDDHDHDHDHESDFDYYYEPDLQPLGYCKALYAFEANGTGSTMRMECGERLLVLETDAGDGWTRVRRHHTREEGFVPTTYIATTLYADAHAHAH, encoded by the exons GATCAATATGATAACTTAGCCGCCCACACACACAAAGGGATAGAGTTCCTAGATAAATACGGTAATTTTGTTAAGGAGAGATGCGCGATAGAGTTAGAATACGCTGGCAAACTCAG GAGGCTGGTCAAAAACTATCAACCTAAAAGAAAAGAAGAGGATGAGTATCA atacaCACCATGTAAGGCATTCAAAAAGCTGCTCCAAGAGTTAGGCGACTTCGCGGGTCAGCGCGAAGTTGTTGCGGAAAACTTGCAGTCGAACGTGGTGCGGGAGTTGCACTTGCTCGCCAAAGAGTTGCGCGAGGAACGAAAG CAACACTTGAACGAAGGTGCGAAACAAATGGCGGTGTTGAACACGGCGGCAGGAGCGCTGGAGCGCGCGCGGCGGGCGTACGAGCGCGCCGCGAGGGAGTCGGAGCGGGCGCTCGACGCGTTCCAGAAGGCGGACGCTGACTTCAACCTCAG tCGGGCAGAGGTTGAAAAACAgaaaacaaatatgaaattaagaaGCCAAGCGTGCGAAGATGCGAAACAAGAATATATGGACCAATTACGAAAGACAAATGAAGCACAGAGACAACACTACGAACAGAGGCTGCCTCATGTATTTAAACAGTTACAG GACCTAGACGAGaagagaataaaaaatatcaaaaatttcATGTTAAGTTCAGTCGACGTCGAGAGAAAAGTATTTCCAATTATAATGCAATGTTTAGACGGTATGGAACATGCTGCCAACAGTATTAATGAGAAGGAG gACACACAGCTAGTAATAGAGAGGTATAAATCAGGTTTTATGCCGCCCGACGACTACCGTTTCGAAGCGGCCACCGGTGCGGACGCTACAGACTCTGCCATACCGCATCCAACTCATAACCACCTCACAGCAGCAAGGGGGACGGTGTCAGGGAACAGGATCAAGAAGAGGGGCGGGCTACTGTCCATATTCAGTTCCAATAAG GAGGATTATTCAGATTTGCCGCCGAATCAGAAGAAAAAGAAGCTTCAAGCAAAAGTATCAGAATTAACTAAACAA GTTGCACAAGAACAAGCCGCTATGGAAGgtctaatgaaaatgaaaggAGTATATGAAACAAACCCAACTTTAGGAGATCCTATGACAGTAgaag gTCAACTCAATGAGTGCTGCGACAAATTAAAGAAGTTAAAAGCACAACTGCGCAAATACGAAGAGTTGCTTGCAGAAGCGAACAACCAAGTGTGCGCGCCTCCCCTACACCCCACCGCTAGAACTAACGGATCGGCGCCTAATCAGGCGACTAG TATCGGTTCAAACAGCGAGTCCCTATCGCGGTCCGCGTCCGAGTCGTCCGTCAGCACGGGCGGGTGTGCGGGCACCGCGGGCACGGCCACGGTCGGCCGAGCGGCCGGCGGCTCGCCGGAGTCCGGTCTCGGTGGGGAGCTAGCGGCCGCCCACCAGGACCACCACGCGGACGACCATCATGACGACCACGACCACGATCACGATCACGAGTCGGACTTTGATTATTACTATGAGCCGGATCTGCAGCCGCTCGGGTACTGCAAGGCGCTGTATGCGTTTGAAG CGAACGGCACGGGCTCCACGATGCGCATGGAGTGCGGCGAGCGGCTGCTGGTGCTGGAGACGGACGCGGGCGACGGCTGGACGCGCGTGCGCCGCCACCACACGCGCGAGGAGGGCTTCGTGCCCACCACATACATCGCCACCACGCTCTACGCCGACGCGCACGCGCATGCGCACTAG
- the LOC123705740 gene encoding formin-binding protein 1-like isoform X1: protein MNWGTELWDQYDNLAAHTHKGIEFLDKYGNFVKERCAIELEYAGKLRRLVKNYQPKRKEEDEYQYTPCKAFKKLLQELGDFAGQREVVAENLQSNVVRELHLLAKELREERKQHLNEGAKQMAVLNTAAGALERARRAYERAARESERALDAFQKADADFNLSRAEVEKQKTNMKLRSQACEDAKQEYMDQLRKTNEAQRQHYEQRLPHVFKQLQDLDEKRIKNIKNFMLSSVDVERKVFPIIMQCLDGMEHAANSINEKEDTQLVIERYKSGFMPPDDYRFEAATGADATDSAIPHPTHNHLTAARGTVSGNRIKKRGGLLSIFSSNKKIIEACNSIKNNMSMDGKEDYSDLPPNQKKKKLQAKVSELTKQVAQEQAAMEGLMKMKGVYETNPTLGDPMTVEGQLNECCDKLKKLKAQLRKYEELLAEANNQVCAPPLHPTARTNGSAPNQATSIGSNSESLSRSASESSVSTGGCAGTAGTATVGRAAGGSPESGLGGELAAAHQDHHADDHHDDHDHDHDHESDFDYYYEPDLQPLGYCKALYAFEANGTGSTMRMECGERLLVLETDAGDGWTRVRRHHTREEGFVPTTYIATTLYADAHAHAH, encoded by the exons GATCAATATGATAACTTAGCCGCCCACACACACAAAGGGATAGAGTTCCTAGATAAATACGGTAATTTTGTTAAGGAGAGATGCGCGATAGAGTTAGAATACGCTGGCAAACTCAG GAGGCTGGTCAAAAACTATCAACCTAAAAGAAAAGAAGAGGATGAGTATCA atacaCACCATGTAAGGCATTCAAAAAGCTGCTCCAAGAGTTAGGCGACTTCGCGGGTCAGCGCGAAGTTGTTGCGGAAAACTTGCAGTCGAACGTGGTGCGGGAGTTGCACTTGCTCGCCAAAGAGTTGCGCGAGGAACGAAAG CAACACTTGAACGAAGGTGCGAAACAAATGGCGGTGTTGAACACGGCGGCAGGAGCGCTGGAGCGCGCGCGGCGGGCGTACGAGCGCGCCGCGAGGGAGTCGGAGCGGGCGCTCGACGCGTTCCAGAAGGCGGACGCTGACTTCAACCTCAG tCGGGCAGAGGTTGAAAAACAgaaaacaaatatgaaattaagaaGCCAAGCGTGCGAAGATGCGAAACAAGAATATATGGACCAATTACGAAAGACAAATGAAGCACAGAGACAACACTACGAACAGAGGCTGCCTCATGTATTTAAACAGTTACAG GACCTAGACGAGaagagaataaaaaatatcaaaaatttcATGTTAAGTTCAGTCGACGTCGAGAGAAAAGTATTTCCAATTATAATGCAATGTTTAGACGGTATGGAACATGCTGCCAACAGTATTAATGAGAAGGAG gACACACAGCTAGTAATAGAGAGGTATAAATCAGGTTTTATGCCGCCCGACGACTACCGTTTCGAAGCGGCCACCGGTGCGGACGCTACAGACTCTGCCATACCGCATCCAACTCATAACCACCTCACAGCAGCAAGGGGGACGGTGTCAGGGAACAGGATCAAGAAGAGGGGCGGGCTACTGTCCATATTCAGTTCCAATAAG AAGATTATTGAGGCGTGCAACTCGATCAAG AATAACATGTCGATGGATGGAAAGGAGGATTATTCAGATTTGCCGCCGAATCAGAAGAAAAAGAAGCTTCAAGCAAAAGTATCAGAATTAACTAAACAA GTTGCACAAGAACAAGCCGCTATGGAAGgtctaatgaaaatgaaaggAGTATATGAAACAAACCCAACTTTAGGAGATCCTATGACAGTAgaag gTCAACTCAATGAGTGCTGCGACAAATTAAAGAAGTTAAAAGCACAACTGCGCAAATACGAAGAGTTGCTTGCAGAAGCGAACAACCAAGTGTGCGCGCCTCCCCTACACCCCACCGCTAGAACTAACGGATCGGCGCCTAATCAGGCGACTAG TATCGGTTCAAACAGCGAGTCCCTATCGCGGTCCGCGTCCGAGTCGTCCGTCAGCACGGGCGGGTGTGCGGGCACCGCGGGCACGGCCACGGTCGGCCGAGCGGCCGGCGGCTCGCCGGAGTCCGGTCTCGGTGGGGAGCTAGCGGCCGCCCACCAGGACCACCACGCGGACGACCATCATGACGACCACGACCACGATCACGATCACGAGTCGGACTTTGATTATTACTATGAGCCGGATCTGCAGCCGCTCGGGTACTGCAAGGCGCTGTATGCGTTTGAAG CGAACGGCACGGGCTCCACGATGCGCATGGAGTGCGGCGAGCGGCTGCTGGTGCTGGAGACGGACGCGGGCGACGGCTGGACGCGCGTGCGCCGCCACCACACGCGCGAGGAGGGCTTCGTGCCCACCACATACATCGCCACCACGCTCTACGCCGACGCGCACGCGCATGCGCACTAG
- the LOC123705740 gene encoding formin-binding protein 1-like isoform X2 has protein sequence MNWGTELWDQYDNLAAHTHKGIEFLDKYGNFVKERCAIELEYAGKLRRLVKNYQPKRKEEDEYQYTPCKAFKKLLQELGDFAGQREVVAENLQSNVVRELHLLAKELREERKQHLNEGAKQMAVLNTAAGALERARRAYERAARESERALDAFQKADADFNLSRAEVEKQKTNMKLRSQACEDAKQEYMDQLRKTNEAQRQHYEQRLPHVFKQLQDLDEKRIKNIKNFMLSSVDVERKVFPIIMQCLDGMEHAANSINEKEDTQLVIERYKSGFMPPDDYRFEAATGADATDSAIPHPTHNHLTAARGTVSGNRIKKRGGLLSIFSSNKNNMSMDGKEDYSDLPPNQKKKKLQAKVSELTKQVAQEQAAMEGLMKMKGVYETNPTLGDPMTVEGQLNECCDKLKKLKAQLRKYEELLAEANNQVCAPPLHPTARTNGSAPNQATSIGSNSESLSRSASESSVSTGGCAGTAGTATVGRAAGGSPESGLGGELAAAHQDHHADDHHDDHDHDHDHESDFDYYYEPDLQPLGYCKALYAFEANGTGSTMRMECGERLLVLETDAGDGWTRVRRHHTREEGFVPTTYIATTLYADAHAHAH, from the exons GATCAATATGATAACTTAGCCGCCCACACACACAAAGGGATAGAGTTCCTAGATAAATACGGTAATTTTGTTAAGGAGAGATGCGCGATAGAGTTAGAATACGCTGGCAAACTCAG GAGGCTGGTCAAAAACTATCAACCTAAAAGAAAAGAAGAGGATGAGTATCA atacaCACCATGTAAGGCATTCAAAAAGCTGCTCCAAGAGTTAGGCGACTTCGCGGGTCAGCGCGAAGTTGTTGCGGAAAACTTGCAGTCGAACGTGGTGCGGGAGTTGCACTTGCTCGCCAAAGAGTTGCGCGAGGAACGAAAG CAACACTTGAACGAAGGTGCGAAACAAATGGCGGTGTTGAACACGGCGGCAGGAGCGCTGGAGCGCGCGCGGCGGGCGTACGAGCGCGCCGCGAGGGAGTCGGAGCGGGCGCTCGACGCGTTCCAGAAGGCGGACGCTGACTTCAACCTCAG tCGGGCAGAGGTTGAAAAACAgaaaacaaatatgaaattaagaaGCCAAGCGTGCGAAGATGCGAAACAAGAATATATGGACCAATTACGAAAGACAAATGAAGCACAGAGACAACACTACGAACAGAGGCTGCCTCATGTATTTAAACAGTTACAG GACCTAGACGAGaagagaataaaaaatatcaaaaatttcATGTTAAGTTCAGTCGACGTCGAGAGAAAAGTATTTCCAATTATAATGCAATGTTTAGACGGTATGGAACATGCTGCCAACAGTATTAATGAGAAGGAG gACACACAGCTAGTAATAGAGAGGTATAAATCAGGTTTTATGCCGCCCGACGACTACCGTTTCGAAGCGGCCACCGGTGCGGACGCTACAGACTCTGCCATACCGCATCCAACTCATAACCACCTCACAGCAGCAAGGGGGACGGTGTCAGGGAACAGGATCAAGAAGAGGGGCGGGCTACTGTCCATATTCAGTTCCAATAAG AATAACATGTCGATGGATGGAAAGGAGGATTATTCAGATTTGCCGCCGAATCAGAAGAAAAAGAAGCTTCAAGCAAAAGTATCAGAATTAACTAAACAA GTTGCACAAGAACAAGCCGCTATGGAAGgtctaatgaaaatgaaaggAGTATATGAAACAAACCCAACTTTAGGAGATCCTATGACAGTAgaag gTCAACTCAATGAGTGCTGCGACAAATTAAAGAAGTTAAAAGCACAACTGCGCAAATACGAAGAGTTGCTTGCAGAAGCGAACAACCAAGTGTGCGCGCCTCCCCTACACCCCACCGCTAGAACTAACGGATCGGCGCCTAATCAGGCGACTAG TATCGGTTCAAACAGCGAGTCCCTATCGCGGTCCGCGTCCGAGTCGTCCGTCAGCACGGGCGGGTGTGCGGGCACCGCGGGCACGGCCACGGTCGGCCGAGCGGCCGGCGGCTCGCCGGAGTCCGGTCTCGGTGGGGAGCTAGCGGCCGCCCACCAGGACCACCACGCGGACGACCATCATGACGACCACGACCACGATCACGATCACGAGTCGGACTTTGATTATTACTATGAGCCGGATCTGCAGCCGCTCGGGTACTGCAAGGCGCTGTATGCGTTTGAAG CGAACGGCACGGGCTCCACGATGCGCATGGAGTGCGGCGAGCGGCTGCTGGTGCTGGAGACGGACGCGGGCGACGGCTGGACGCGCGTGCGCCGCCACCACACGCGCGAGGAGGGCTTCGTGCCCACCACATACATCGCCACCACGCTCTACGCCGACGCGCACGCGCATGCGCACTAG